A part of Scophthalmus maximus strain ysfricsl-2021 chromosome 20, ASM2237912v1, whole genome shotgun sequence genomic DNA contains:
- the stard7 gene encoding stAR-related lipid transfer protein 7, mitochondrial — protein MFHSVPRRPICGIGVKTMTLQGGRCFRRTVGEARVMAERVPWLGRNMGLLLSWLQRAGASQAAGSGQKRKGLLSIFADHCSFVTGQRLRRACQIGELYSNLYSEHTRWSLAGNIWRRFQSKHTPAGKLVAALAGVFMWENEKIQDEEIRRCGLELQELGAAKGQSSSLGSVAVKPDQDWEVVMEKSDFRVWKRPIPNSHLYEYRVLGSYNDVTPRQFFNVQLDTEYRKKWDSLVIKLEVVDRDVNTGSEVVHWATQFPYPMYSRDYVYVRRYDVDVDDNLMILVSRAVQHPRVPETQAYVRVHSYQSKMVIRPHKSFDENGFDYLLTYSDDPQTAFPRYCVSWMVSSGMPDFLQKLHTAALRAKNLEVGIYDYAAAIKSIDSNRQPSQERHGGENTHTGGPGPIYA, from the exons ATGTTTCACTCCGTGCCCCGTCGTCCGATCTGCGGGATCGGCGTCAAAACAATGACGCTCCAGGGCGGCCGGTGCTTCCGGCGGACCGTCGGCGAGGCCCGAGTCATGGCCGAGCGGGTGCCGTGGCTGGGCAGGAACATGGGCCTGCTGCTGTCCTGGCTGCAGAGGGCAGGTGCCAGCCAGGCCGCGGGATCCGGCCAGAAGAGGAAGGGCTTGCTCTCCATATTTGCGGACCACTGCAGCTTCGTGACGGGACAGAGGCTGCGACGCGCCTGTCAGATCGGCGAGCTGTACTCCAACCTGTACTCGGAGCACACCAGGTGGAGCCTGGCCGGGAACATATGGCGCAGATTTCAGAGCAAGCATACCCCCGCCGGGAAGCTCGTCGCGGCCCTGGCTGGTGTCTTCATGTGGGAGAACGAGAAGATTCAAGATGAGGAAATTCGCAG GTGTGGGCTGGAGCTTCAGGAACTGGGAGCTGCAAAAGGCCAAAGCTCATCCTTGGGGTCTGTGGCCGTAAAGCCGGATCAGGACTGGGAAGTTGTGATGGAGAAGAGCGACTTCAGAGTGTGGAAACGGCCAATTCCCAACAGTCACCTCTATGAATACAGAG tgTTGGGCTCCTACAATGATGTCACACCAAGACAGTTCTTCAACGTACAG TTGGATACCGAGTACAGGAAGAAATGGGATTCTCTGGTAATCAAGCTTGAAGTGGTGGACAGGGATGTCAACACAGGGTCTGAAGTTGTGCATTGGGCTACACAATTTCCT TATCCCATGTACTCAAGGGACTATGTGTATGTGCGCCGCTATGACGTTGATGTTGATGACAACCTGATGATCTTGGTATCCAG AGCCGTTCAGCATCCAAGAGTCCCAGAGACTCAGGCATATGTGAGAGTCCATTCGTACCAGTCAAAGATGGTCATTCGCCCTCACAAGTCCTTCGATGAG AATGGGTTTGATTACCTGCTAACCTACAGTGATGACCCTCAGACCGCCTTTCCCCGTTACTGTGTGAGCTGGATGGTGTCAAGTG GTATGCCCGATTTTCTACAGAAGTTACACACTGCTGCCCTTAGGGCCAAAAACTTGGAAGTAGGGATCTACGACTACGCCGCCGCCATCAAATCCATTGACAGCAACCGCCAGCCGAGCCAGGAGCGCCACggtggagaaaacacacacacaggtggccCTGGACCGATCTACGCTTGA